One Paenibacillus riograndensis SBR5 DNA segment encodes these proteins:
- the thiS gene encoding sulfur carrier protein ThiS — MNLIINGKALEIAEDCRTVADLLSRPEWSGRLVIVERNGEIVNREHYAGTSFSEGDRLELVHFVGGG; from the coding sequence ATGAATCTGATCATCAATGGCAAAGCCCTGGAGATAGCGGAAGACTGCCGGACGGTAGCGGATCTGCTCAGCCGGCCCGAATGGAGCGGACGGCTTGTGATCGTGGAGCGCAATGGGGAAATTGTGAACAGGGAGCATTACGCCGGGACATCGTTCAGCGAAGGGGACCGGCTGGAGCTGGTGCATTTTGTAGGCGGGGGCTGA
- the thiH gene encoding 2-iminoacetate synthase ThiH, whose protein sequence is MSFYESLTRLEQLPYESLWQQFQVEDVKRALCKDRLDESDLLALLSPAAEPCLEEIARRAQRLTRTHFGHVMQLFTPMYLADFCVNHCTYCSFSSIYDFPRKRLTPEEVRQEAIAIASTGLRHLLVLTGESRSASPASYVKECVEILHEYFPSVSIEVNPLSTAEYRELREAGVDGLTLYQEVYHQETYRKLHVKGPKRVFRNRLDAPERGCQAGFRAVNIGALLGMYDWRQEAFMTAMHARYLQDKYPECEIGLSAPRFRPYLGEFNPDSDVTDRALVQIILAYRLFLPRSGITLSTREPAPLRNHLIHLGITKMSAGVSTEVGGHTQDGGTPQFEISDERSVEEITDMLQANGLQPVFKDWDLLGLQA, encoded by the coding sequence ATGAGTTTTTATGAATCATTGACCCGTCTGGAGCAGCTTCCTTACGAGAGCCTGTGGCAGCAGTTCCAGGTAGAGGATGTGAAGCGGGCACTATGCAAGGACCGCCTGGATGAAAGCGACCTGCTGGCCCTGCTGTCCCCGGCTGCGGAGCCATGTCTGGAGGAGATAGCCCGGCGTGCGCAGCGGCTGACCCGTACGCATTTCGGGCATGTGATGCAGCTGTTCACACCGATGTATCTGGCTGATTTTTGTGTGAATCACTGCACCTATTGCAGCTTCAGCTCCATATATGATTTTCCGCGAAAAAGATTGACGCCTGAGGAGGTCAGACAAGAGGCGATCGCGATCGCCTCCACAGGCCTGCGCCATCTTCTGGTGCTGACCGGAGAATCGCGCAGTGCGAGCCCGGCTTCTTATGTGAAGGAATGCGTAGAAATTCTGCACGAGTACTTCCCTTCGGTAAGTATTGAGGTGAATCCGCTGTCCACTGCGGAATACCGGGAGCTTAGGGAAGCGGGAGTGGACGGTTTGACCCTGTATCAGGAGGTTTATCATCAGGAAACGTACCGGAAGCTGCATGTAAAAGGCCCCAAAAGGGTCTTCCGCAACCGTCTGGATGCCCCTGAACGGGGCTGTCAGGCCGGCTTCCGCGCTGTTAACATCGGTGCGCTCCTTGGGATGTATGACTGGCGGCAGGAGGCGTTCATGACCGCGATGCATGCGAGGTATCTGCAGGACAAGTATCCGGAATGTGAAATCGGCTTGTCCGCCCCGCGTTTCCGGCCGTATTTGGGGGAGTTCAACCCGGATAGCGATGTTACGGACCGGGCGCTGGTGCAGATTATTTTGGCCTACCGCCTGTTTCTGCCCCGTTCCGGCATTACTTTGTCTACCCGGGAGCCTGCCCCGCTGCGTAATCATCTGATCCACCTGGGCATCACCAAAATGTCTGCAGGCGTCTCCACTGAAGTGGGAGGACACACCCAAGATGGCGGAACTCCGCAGTTCGAAATTTCGGATGAACGGAGTGTAGAAGAAATTACGGACATGCTTCAGGCAAACGGCCTGCAGCCGGTCTTCAAGGATTGGGATCTGCTGGGGCTGCAAGCGTAA
- a CDS encoding thiazole synthase encodes MLDPLVIGGITLSSRLFIGTGKYSRNTLIPEVVASSGSQVITVALRRVDPESRDNIVSHIPPHMTLLPNTSGARTAGEAVRIARLARAAGLGNWVKIEVINDQKYLLPDNLETIRATEILAAEGFVVLPYMSPDLSAAIRMKEAGAAAIMPLGSPIGSNRGLRTKELLRILISEVDLPVIVDAGIGRPSEAAEAMELGAAAVLLNTAIATARDPLLMAEAFREAVSSGRKAYLAGLGPVEENAVASSPLTGFLK; translated from the coding sequence ATGTTAGATCCATTAGTGATTGGCGGCATCACATTATCAAGCCGGCTGTTCATCGGCACCGGCAAATACAGCCGGAATACGCTGATTCCCGAGGTGGTTGCGTCTTCAGGCTCACAGGTGATCACGGTTGCCCTTCGCCGCGTAGATCCCGAGAGCCGCGACAATATTGTCAGCCATATTCCTCCCCATATGACCCTGCTGCCTAACACGTCAGGGGCGCGCACCGCCGGGGAAGCGGTGCGGATCGCCCGGCTGGCCAGAGCCGCAGGCCTTGGCAACTGGGTCAAGATCGAGGTCATTAACGATCAGAAATATCTTTTGCCGGATAATCTGGAGACCATCCGGGCTACGGAGATACTGGCCGCCGAAGGTTTTGTGGTGCTGCCGTATATGAGCCCGGACCTCTCCGCTGCAATTCGGATGAAAGAGGCTGGAGCAGCCGCAATTATGCCGCTCGGCTCACCTATCGGCTCGAACCGCGGCCTGCGGACCAAAGAGCTGCTCCGCATTCTCATCTCGGAGGTGGATCTTCCGGTTATTGTTGACGCCGGTATCGGCCGTCCGTCCGAAGCGGCGGAAGCGATGGAGCTGGGGGCCGCCGCTGTGCTGCTCAATACGGCTATCGCTACCGCCCGTGATCCGCTGCTGATGGCTGAAGCCTTCCGTGAAGCAGTGTCTTCGGGCCGCAAGGCCTATTTGGCTGGACTCGGTCCGGTGGAAGAGAATGCGGTCGCCTCTTCGCCTTTGACCGGATTTCTGAAGTGA
- a CDS encoding SDR family oxidoreductase yields the protein MPDNKQSTKTLPPQVQDRQPGIESEMKPRPEFETSSYKAAGKLLGKAALITGGDSGIGRAVAVHFAKEGADVVISYLNEHADAEETKRQVEQEGRKCILVAGDIGVEAFCQDLINKTVEGLGKLDILINNAAEQHPQDKIEDITSEQLERTFRTNIFSMFYLTKAAMPHLKKGSTIINTTSITAYRGSPQLLDYSSTKGAILSFTRSLSMNLAEKGIRVNAVAPGPIWTPLIPSTFDAKKVSEFGGTQPMKRPGQPEELAPAYVYLASEDSSYVSGQVMHVNGGEIVNG from the coding sequence ATGCCAGACAACAAGCAATCCACAAAAACTTTGCCACCTCAGGTGCAGGACCGGCAGCCCGGAATTGAGAGCGAGATGAAGCCGCGCCCGGAATTTGAAACCTCAAGCTATAAAGCGGCAGGCAAGCTGCTGGGCAAGGCGGCGCTCATTACGGGAGGCGACAGCGGCATTGGGCGCGCGGTTGCCGTTCATTTTGCCAAAGAAGGTGCGGATGTGGTCATTTCCTATCTGAATGAGCATGCCGATGCCGAAGAAACGAAACGCCAGGTCGAGCAGGAGGGCCGGAAGTGTATTCTGGTAGCCGGTGACATCGGGGTAGAAGCGTTCTGCCAGGATCTGATCAACAAAACAGTGGAAGGCCTGGGCAAACTCGACATTCTGATCAACAACGCCGCCGAGCAGCATCCGCAGGACAAGATTGAGGATATCACCTCGGAGCAGCTGGAGCGGACGTTCCGCACCAATATTTTTTCCATGTTCTATTTGACCAAAGCCGCCATGCCGCATTTGAAGAAAGGGTCTACGATCATCAACACGACATCGATCACAGCCTACCGGGGCAGCCCGCAGCTGCTGGACTATTCGTCGACCAAAGGCGCAATTCTCAGCTTCACCCGCTCGCTGTCGATGAATCTGGCGGAAAAAGGCATCCGTGTCAATGCCGTAGCTCCGGGCCCGATCTGGACACCGCTGATTCCATCTACGTTTGATGCCAAAAAGGTCAGCGAGTTCGGCGGCACACAGCCGATGAAACGTCCGGGACAGCCGGAAGAGCTGGCTCCAGCCTATGTCTACCTGGCTTCGGAGGATTCATCCTATGTCAGCGGGCAGGTAATGCATGTCAATGGCGGGGAAATTGTCAACGGCTAA
- the mdh gene encoding malate dehydrogenase, with amino-acid sequence MAIKRNKITVVGAGFTGSTTALMLAQKELGDVVLLDIPQLENPTKGKVLDMLEAGPVLKFDARITGTSSYEDAADSDIVIITAGIARKPGMSRDDLVNTNAGIVKSVCENVKRVAPESIVIILSNPVDAMTYVAFKTLGFPKNRVIGQSGVLDTARYCTFIAEELNVSVEDVRGFVLGGHGDDMVPLVRYSSVGGIPIETLIPAERIAEIVQRTRVGGGEIVSLLGNGSAYYAPAASLVQMTEAVLKDKKRILPVIALLEGEYGYDGLFMGIPALLGAEGIEKIFELELTAEEKAALDKSADSVRSVTSVVTI; translated from the coding sequence GTGGCTATCAAACGTAATAAAATTACAGTCGTAGGCGCCGGTTTTACCGGCTCCACCACGGCGTTAATGCTTGCCCAAAAGGAGCTTGGCGATGTGGTGCTTCTGGATATTCCCCAGCTGGAGAACCCGACCAAAGGCAAGGTGCTGGATATGCTGGAGGCCGGTCCGGTACTGAAGTTTGATGCCCGGATTACGGGTACCTCCAGCTACGAAGATGCGGCGGATTCGGATATTGTCATCATCACCGCGGGGATTGCGCGCAAGCCGGGAATGAGCCGCGATGATCTGGTCAACACGAATGCGGGCATTGTAAAATCGGTGTGCGAGAATGTGAAGCGTGTGGCGCCTGAATCCATTGTCATCATCCTGAGCAATCCGGTAGATGCCATGACTTACGTGGCCTTCAAAACGCTGGGCTTTCCCAAAAACCGGGTCATCGGCCAATCCGGAGTGCTGGACACCGCGCGTTACTGTACTTTTATCGCCGAGGAGCTTAACGTTTCGGTGGAGGATGTGCGCGGCTTTGTTCTGGGCGGCCATGGGGACGACATGGTTCCGCTGGTGCGGTATTCCAGTGTCGGCGGCATTCCCATCGAAACACTGATTCCGGCAGAGCGGATTGCGGAGATTGTGCAGCGTACGCGGGTAGGCGGCGGTGAGATTGTCAGCCTCCTTGGCAACGGCAGTGCTTACTATGCCCCTGCAGCATCTCTCGTGCAGATGACCGAAGCGGTTCTGAAGGATAAGAAGCGGATACTTCCTGTCATCGCCCTCCTCGAAGGAGAATACGGGTACGACGGTCTGTTCATGGGCATCCCGGCTCTGCTGGGTGCTGAAGGGATTGAAAAGATCTTCGAGCTGGAGCTGACAGCGGAAGAAAAGGCGGCTCTCGATAAGTCTGCAGATTCAGTACGTTCAGTAACTTCAGTGGTTACTATCTAG
- a CDS encoding carbohydrate binding domain-containing protein has translation MKRKLWLIPALITSIVLSITANLFVLPPTQVEAASIGTVTENDTIYQIMVDRFNDGDTSNNATGAAIRYGENSEEDFRYMKGGDWQGVIDKLPYIHNMGYTAIWISPVAEPQVTSRDNNGTGKNTAYHGYNVKNPNAANPYFGTKEKLKELVDSAHALGIKVIIDVVPNHIGDYMLGSQAYYDIPGLQPAAPFNNPAWYHHNGDINWSLADGRYDQWAQDYMENHDLGGLDDLDLDVPAAKQAIFNSIKGWFDYTGADGARVDAAKLIKPTDIGELQNLLGVNTFGENFDGNAEFVSRWVGPNKEWGMLDFPLFFSVLNSFAYGQSFDSNIKSTLAQDSYYNGNANHMVTFIDNHDRNRFLTEAGGNVDKMQNALSFIFTVRGTPVVFQGTEQNKGNGNGQIMTGGIADTWNRWSMVKRDAGGNVLENYFNENTSTYKHIAKLNDIRKNNPALRTGTQREMWSAQNLYAFSRRIDSGTNVGQEVISVFSNASGGSQTVTIPLRAESSLTAGTVLINQLNTSDKVTVQAGGTTGKQITVTVGANSAKIYSKTQPVVDTEAPSVPSNVTATVQNASSVLVNWTASTDNVGVTGYEIYRNGVKVGTSATTSYTDNTVASQTNYSYTVKAFDAAGNLSAFSAAALVTTPAGNNVTIYYKQGYTTPYIHYRPVGGTWTAAPGVAMPAAEVSGYNKITINIGSATQLEAAFNNGSGTWDSNGGSNYLFGTGTWTYTPTGNIKSGGPVTPTTTPTPTPTATPTPTPTATPTATPTPTPTATPTPTPTATPTATPTPTATPTATPTATPTVTPTVTPTATPVGNSVTIYYKNTAFTNSYIHYKLDGSTVWTTSPGEQMQASSYSGYKAATIQLGSAAGLTAAFNNGSGAWDNNGSSNYHFGAGTWSLVNGSIAAGEPQADSVTFRVSVPGTTPANGPLYLTGSFNSWNAADPAYQLTKGSDGVYSVTVSLPAGTAVQYKITRGGWDTVETSSSGADIANRTLTPAGGAQTVNLTVQRWKDQ, from the coding sequence ATGAAACGAAAACTATGGCTTATTCCGGCTCTAATTACGTCCATTGTTCTGTCTATTACGGCTAACTTGTTTGTGCTTCCGCCTACACAGGTTGAGGCAGCCAGCATTGGTACTGTTACTGAAAATGACACGATTTATCAAATTATGGTAGATCGCTTCAATGACGGGGATACCTCCAATAATGCTACCGGTGCGGCTATCCGCTACGGCGAAAACTCGGAGGAGGATTTCCGCTATATGAAGGGTGGCGATTGGCAAGGGGTTATAGACAAGCTGCCCTATATTCATAACATGGGGTATACCGCGATTTGGATCTCTCCGGTGGCAGAACCGCAGGTGACAAGTCGTGACAACAACGGTACAGGAAAAAACACAGCGTACCACGGTTACAATGTTAAAAACCCCAATGCTGCCAATCCTTACTTTGGAACCAAAGAAAAGCTTAAGGAACTGGTGGATTCCGCGCATGCGCTCGGCATAAAAGTTATTATCGACGTTGTGCCGAATCACATCGGAGACTATATGCTGGGCAGTCAGGCTTATTATGATATTCCAGGACTGCAGCCCGCAGCTCCGTTCAATAATCCGGCCTGGTATCACCATAATGGCGATATTAACTGGTCATTGGCTGACGGAAGATATGATCAGTGGGCTCAGGATTATATGGAGAATCACGATCTTGGCGGGCTGGATGATCTCGACCTTGACGTCCCTGCGGCCAAACAGGCTATATTCAATTCCATTAAAGGGTGGTTTGACTACACGGGAGCAGACGGTGCGCGTGTGGATGCCGCCAAGCTGATCAAGCCGACGGATATCGGTGAACTGCAGAATCTTCTGGGAGTTAATACTTTTGGTGAGAATTTTGACGGCAATGCCGAATTTGTCTCCCGCTGGGTTGGTCCCAACAAGGAGTGGGGCATGCTTGACTTCCCGCTGTTCTTCTCGGTGCTGAACAGTTTCGCTTACGGACAGTCCTTTGATTCCAACATTAAGAGCACACTTGCTCAGGATTCTTATTACAACGGGAATGCGAACCATATGGTTACCTTTATCGACAATCATGACCGCAACCGTTTCCTAACGGAAGCCGGAGGCAATGTAGACAAAATGCAGAACGCATTGTCTTTTATCTTTACGGTCCGTGGAACACCGGTGGTTTTTCAGGGGACTGAACAGAATAAAGGCAACGGGAACGGCCAGATTATGACAGGCGGAATCGCTGATACTTGGAACCGCTGGTCCATGGTAAAGCGGGATGCGGGCGGCAACGTTTTGGAGAATTACTTTAATGAGAATACTAGCACTTATAAGCATATTGCCAAACTGAATGATATCCGCAAAAATAATCCGGCGCTGCGCACAGGCACCCAGCGTGAAATGTGGTCAGCCCAGAATCTGTACGCCTTCTCGCGCCGTATAGACAGCGGAACCAATGTGGGACAGGAAGTCATTTCTGTTTTCAGCAATGCATCGGGCGGTTCACAGACAGTTACAATTCCGCTGCGCGCGGAAAGCTCTCTGACTGCAGGAACAGTTCTGATTAATCAACTTAATACTTCCGACAAGGTAACGGTGCAGGCAGGTGGAACAACCGGCAAGCAAATTACCGTAACAGTGGGAGCGAATTCGGCCAAAATCTATTCCAAAACACAGCCGGTAGTAGATACCGAGGCACCGTCTGTTCCAAGCAATGTAACAGCCACCGTGCAGAATGCATCCAGTGTGCTCGTAAATTGGACAGCTTCTACGGATAATGTCGGGGTTACCGGTTATGAAATTTACCGCAACGGAGTCAAAGTAGGCACATCAGCAACCACATCGTATACGGATAATACTGTAGCATCGCAGACCAATTACAGCTATACGGTAAAAGCTTTTGATGCCGCAGGGAACCTGTCGGCATTCAGCGCAGCGGCTCTGGTGACCACTCCAGCCGGAAATAATGTAACGATCTACTATAAGCAAGGCTACACTACACCTTACATCCACTACCGTCCTGTTGGCGGCACCTGGACGGCAGCACCGGGAGTAGCCATGCCGGCAGCCGAAGTGTCCGGCTATAACAAGATCACGATCAATATCGGCTCCGCCACCCAGTTGGAGGCCGCTTTTAATAATGGCAGCGGCACCTGGGACAGCAACGGCGGCAGCAATTATCTGTTCGGCACCGGCACCTGGACCTACACACCTACAGGAAACATCAAATCGGGGGGACCGGTGACACCGACAACCACACCAACACCGACGCCAACGGCTACACCAACACCGACGCCAACGGCCACACCAACAGCAACACCAACACCGACGCCAACAGCCACGCCAACACCGACGCCAACGGCCACACCAACAGCAACACCGACGCCAACAGCCACGCCAACGGCTACACCAACAGCCACACCAACGGTAACACCGACTGTTACACCTACGGCAACACCAGTTGGCAATTCAGTGACCATTTATTACAAAAACACAGCATTTACGAACTCTTATATTCATTATAAGCTGGACGGATCGACAGTGTGGACCACTTCTCCGGGAGAGCAGATGCAGGCATCATCTTACTCTGGCTATAAGGCGGCTACGATCCAATTGGGCAGTGCCGCAGGGCTGACCGCCGCCTTTAACAATGGCAGCGGGGCGTGGGACAACAACGGCAGCAGCAATTACCACTTTGGAGCAGGCACGTGGAGCCTGGTGAACGGCAGCATTGCTGCAGGAGAACCGCAGGCGGACAGCGTGACTTTCCGGGTGAGCGTGCCGGGTACAACTCCTGCAAACGGACCGCTGTACTTAACCGGAAGCTTCAACAGCTGGAACGCAGCGGACCCGGCGTACCAATTGACCAAAGGCAGCGATGGAGTCTATTCCGTCACAGTGAGCCTGCCCGCAGGTACGGCGGTGCAATACAAGATCACACGCGGAGGCTGGGACACTGTGGAGACCAGCTCAAGCGGTGCGGATATTGCGAACCGGACGCTGACACCAGCCGGTGGAGCGCAAACCGTTAACCTGACTGTACAGCGCTGGAAGGATCAATAA
- a CDS encoding fumarate hydratase, whose translation MQHFEDSVYDLIVETSTNLPGDVRRAVAKGRALEDRATRSGLALTTIAQNIGMAELQVSPICQDTGMPTFIIHTPVGVNQIEMKKDIHNAIIRATINGKLRPNSVDSLTGENSGNNLGAGTPVIHFEQWEETGVDVRLILKGGGCENKNIQYSLPAELEGLGKAGRDLDGIRKCILHSVYQAQGQGCSAGFIGVGIGGDRTTGYELAKKQLFREVEDVNPNDDLAKLEEYIMENANKLGIGTMGFGGEVTLLGCKIGVMNRLPASFFVSVAYNCWAFRRQGILVDPSTGHIQEWLYESGTGISVGAEDGAAPAAVLEAVSAAAEGADCGVVSEDAAIPAAPAVLSAAEAEAKLAGKPAEAAAGESREVRLTTPVSEEDIRSLRVGDVVILSGEMHTGRDALHKYLMDHEAPVDLNGAVIYHCGPVMLKDEEGWHVKAAGPTTSIREEPYQGDIIKKFGIRAVIGKGGMGPKTLKALQEHGGVYLNAIGGAAQYYAECIKKVNGVDFMEFGIPEAMWHLQVDGFAAIVTMDAHGNSLHADVEKDSAAKLAQFREPVFK comes from the coding sequence ATGCAGCATTTTGAAGACAGCGTTTATGATCTGATTGTTGAAACCTCCACCAATCTGCCGGGCGATGTGCGCCGGGCAGTAGCCAAAGGACGCGCCCTGGAGGACCGCGCCACCCGCTCCGGTCTCGCACTCACCACCATTGCGCAGAATATCGGCATGGCTGAGCTTCAGGTATCGCCAATCTGCCAGGATACGGGGATGCCGACTTTTATTATTCATACACCGGTAGGTGTAAATCAGATTGAGATGAAAAAGGATATTCATAACGCCATCATCCGTGCAACGATAAACGGCAAGCTGCGCCCCAACTCCGTCGACTCCCTGACCGGCGAGAACAGCGGGAATAATCTGGGTGCCGGCACACCGGTAATTCATTTTGAGCAGTGGGAAGAAACAGGCGTGGATGTTCGTCTGATCTTGAAGGGCGGGGGCTGTGAAAACAAGAATATCCAGTACAGCCTCCCGGCGGAACTGGAGGGCCTCGGCAAAGCGGGCCGCGATCTCGACGGTATCCGCAAATGCATCCTCCACTCCGTATATCAGGCTCAGGGACAGGGCTGCAGTGCAGGTTTCATCGGTGTGGGCATCGGCGGGGACCGGACTACGGGGTATGAGCTGGCCAAGAAACAGCTGTTCCGCGAAGTGGAGGATGTCAATCCGAATGACGATCTCGCCAAGCTGGAAGAGTATATTATGGAGAATGCAAACAAGCTGGGGATCGGCACGATGGGCTTCGGCGGAGAAGTCACACTCCTGGGCTGCAAAATCGGCGTAATGAACCGGCTTCCGGCCAGCTTTTTTGTCTCTGTGGCCTATAATTGCTGGGCATTCCGCCGCCAGGGCATCCTGGTTGATCCGTCCACCGGTCATATTCAGGAATGGCTGTATGAGAGCGGCACGGGAATCTCCGTGGGTGCTGAAGACGGTGCTGCACCTGCTGCTGTGCTTGAGGCAGTCAGCGCTGCTGCCGAAGGAGCAGACTGCGGTGTTGTTTCCGAGGATGCGGCGATCCCTGCGGCACCTGCCGTGCTCTCGGCTGCTGAAGCTGAGGCGAAGCTTGCCGGGAAGCCGGCGGAAGCTGCGGCGGGGGAATCCCGGGAGGTCCGGCTGACCACGCCGGTCAGCGAGGAAGACATCCGCAGCCTGCGGGTGGGCGATGTAGTCATCCTGTCTGGAGAAATGCACACCGGCCGCGACGCGCTGCATAAGTATCTGATGGACCATGAAGCACCGGTGGATCTGAACGGGGCGGTAATCTATCACTGCGGCCCGGTCATGCTGAAGGACGAGGAAGGCTGGCATGTAAAAGCGGCAGGCCCGACTACCAGCATCCGTGAAGAGCCGTATCAGGGCGACATTATCAAGAAATTCGGCATCCGCGCTGTCATCGGCAAAGGGGGAATGGGCCCCAAGACGCTTAAGGCGCTGCAGGAGCATGGCGGTGTCTATCTCAACGCGATCGGCGGTGCCGCGCAGTATTATGCCGAGTGCATCAAGAAGGTGAATGGCGTCGACTTCATGGAGTTTGGAATCCCGGAGGCCATGTGGCATTTGCAGGTTGACGGCTTTGCGGCCATTGTAACTATGGATGCGCACGGCAACAGCCTCCATGCTGATGTGGAAAAGGATTCTGCCGCCAAACTGGCGCAGTTCCGGGAACCGGTGTTTAAATAA
- the yfbR gene encoding 5'-deoxynucleotidase codes for MNYHFSAYLYRLQYIQRWSLMRSTAPENVAQHSFQVALLSHMLCSIGNVHFARSLNADRAAAMALFHDATEVFTGDIATPVKHNNPRLLSSFRDMERIAAERLIGMIPPELSSVYAPLLQPQDSPSGSEDARLLRYVKAADHLDAYLKCVWEVAAGNREFAAAKVQTAAKLRGLEMPEMEYFLAHMAPGFELSLDELSAGAGGGQALEDEGTP; via the coding sequence TTGAATTACCATTTTTCAGCCTATTTGTACCGGCTCCAGTATATCCAGCGCTGGAGCCTGATGCGCAGCACCGCACCGGAGAACGTGGCGCAGCACTCGTTCCAGGTAGCCCTGCTGTCGCATATGCTCTGCTCCATCGGCAACGTCCATTTTGCCCGTTCGCTGAACGCCGACCGGGCGGCTGCAATGGCGCTGTTCCATGACGCCACCGAAGTCTTCACCGGCGATATCGCTACGCCGGTCAAGCACAACAACCCGCGCCTCCTGTCCAGCTTCCGCGACATGGAACGGATCGCCGCCGAGCGGCTTATAGGGATGATTCCGCCGGAGCTATCCTCCGTCTATGCGCCGCTCCTGCAGCCGCAGGACAGCCCCTCCGGCTCCGAAGATGCCCGTTTGCTGCGTTATGTCAAAGCGGCCGACCATCTCGACGCTTATTTGAAATGCGTCTGGGAGGTCGCCGCAGGCAACCGCGAATTTGCCGCCGCGAAAGTGCAGACCGCCGCGAAGCTGCGCGGGCTTGAGATGCCGGAAATGGAATATTTTCTGGCTCATATGGCCCCCGGCTTCGAGCTGTCCCTGGACGAGCTGTCTGCCGGAGCAGGCGGCGGACAGGCCCTGGAGGACGAAGGCACCCCGTGA
- a CDS encoding thiamine phosphate synthase — protein sequence MAEIHLISDGKLEPGRFINLAAAVYPLVDYIHLREKHRPALELLDMAKQLLLAGVPASSLVINDRLDVALAAGAGAVQLAWNSLPPASARAAAPGLRLGRSVHSAAEAAEAGRHGADYGLFGHVFPTACKPGQQERGLGLLAEAVRRSRMPLIAIGGIEPGNAAQVIRQGAAGIAVMSGICSTEDPVAAARAYRLAVREA from the coding sequence GTGGCGGAGATTCATTTGATCTCGGACGGGAAGCTGGAGCCGGGAAGGTTCATTAATCTAGCAGCGGCTGTATATCCGCTCGTGGACTACATCCACCTCCGGGAAAAGCACCGGCCCGCCCTGGAGCTGCTGGACATGGCGAAGCAGCTGCTGCTTGCGGGGGTTCCCGCTTCCAGCCTGGTCATCAATGACCGGCTGGATGTTGCGCTGGCCGCCGGTGCAGGCGCTGTTCAACTGGCCTGGAACAGCCTGCCGCCGGCCTCGGCCCGCGCCGCCGCTCCCGGCCTGCGGCTGGGAAGGTCGGTGCATTCCGCGGCGGAAGCTGCGGAAGCGGGCCGGCATGGGGCCGACTACGGCCTGTTCGGCCATGTTTTTCCTACCGCCTGCAAACCCGGTCAGCAGGAGCGCGGTTTGGGGCTGCTGGCGGAAGCGGTGCGCCGCAGCCGTATGCCGCTGATTGCCATCGGCGGCATAGAGCCGGGCAATGCCGCTCAGGTGATCCGGCAGGGCGCAGCCGGGATTGCGGTCATGTCCGGCATTTGCAGTACGGAAGACCCTGTGGCCGCCGCGCGTGCTTACCGGTTGGCGGTCCGGGAGGCTTGA